Proteins from a genomic interval of Rhodococcoides fascians A25f:
- a CDS encoding dynamin family protein yields the protein MNVQQPSATPLAARNIEMRSVLDRGLHGLAALAPDLVHEANRIGAILWGPPRIVVVGRLKAGKSTLVNALIGAPIAETATLEATNVVTVYENGMPSRADVVTPDGQRRAVELRQGYRADLGIPAADVAYVHRYLPSEALSDITLIDTPGLATLTVENEKATHRALIDGYEQTRNASVDADAAIFLFDSTPRADEMKFLQQLGFTPLNTLGVLSRADGFGEGALGRIDPIEHARAHSVTLAATLASSVATVIPISGLLAETSHTGRVTESDARALQRVAHLNPLELFDLLESDDPAPLDPPTRDRLLDLIGEYGMVGGRAAAAGGAYALSQWLIARSGVDPLRGVLHTALRDFATLHRASRVLTELDSLAFTHTFRDRIRAITDTVRRDPALQPVLLFQALRGMLLADDSSPVVGELMRVLTGRNDSERLGLDVHAQRAQVVAVASERIDWAAGRSISAGTAAEDAALGELLRLYTTIRSTA from the coding sequence GTGAACGTGCAGCAACCTTCCGCAACACCGCTGGCCGCACGCAACATCGAGATGCGCTCCGTACTGGACCGTGGACTGCACGGACTTGCCGCGCTGGCACCGGATCTGGTGCACGAGGCCAACCGGATAGGAGCCATCCTGTGGGGTCCGCCGCGAATTGTGGTGGTGGGCCGACTCAAGGCAGGCAAGTCGACCTTGGTCAATGCGCTCATCGGTGCACCGATCGCGGAGACCGCGACGCTCGAAGCCACCAACGTGGTCACCGTGTACGAGAACGGAATGCCCTCGCGCGCAGACGTCGTGACCCCGGACGGACAGCGTCGGGCAGTGGAACTGAGGCAGGGATATCGGGCGGACCTGGGAATTCCTGCCGCCGATGTCGCCTACGTGCATCGGTACCTACCGTCGGAAGCGTTGTCCGACATCACGCTCATCGACACGCCGGGTCTGGCAACTCTGACAGTGGAGAACGAAAAGGCCACACATCGGGCGCTCATCGACGGTTACGAGCAGACCCGTAACGCCAGTGTCGACGCCGACGCCGCGATCTTTCTCTTCGACTCGACCCCGCGCGCCGACGAGATGAAGTTCTTGCAGCAGTTGGGGTTCACGCCGCTGAACACACTGGGTGTTCTGTCCCGAGCCGACGGTTTCGGAGAAGGAGCTCTCGGCCGCATCGATCCCATCGAGCATGCCAGGGCTCACTCGGTGACATTGGCGGCCACGCTGGCCTCCTCGGTCGCGACCGTGATTCCGATTTCCGGGCTGCTGGCCGAGACGTCCCATACCGGTCGTGTCACCGAATCGGATGCTCGCGCTCTGCAGCGCGTGGCGCACCTGAATCCGCTGGAACTGTTCGACCTGTTGGAATCCGACGACCCCGCTCCGCTCGATCCACCGACCAGGGATCGACTACTCGACCTGATCGGCGAGTACGGCATGGTCGGTGGACGAGCCGCTGCGGCCGGGGGTGCATACGCACTGAGCCAGTGGCTGATCGCCAGGTCGGGGGTGGACCCGCTCAGAGGCGTGCTGCACACCGCGCTGCGTGACTTCGCCACCCTGCACAGAGCGAGTCGTGTTCTCACCGAACTGGATTCACTGGCGTTCACGCACACCTTCAGAGACCGGATCAGGGCGATCACCGACACCGTTCGACGCGACCCGGCCCTGCAGCCGGTACTGCTGTTCCAAGCACTGCGCGGCATGCTTCTCGCCGACGACTCCTCACCGGTGGTGGGCGAGTTGATGCGGGTGCTCACCGGACGGAACGATTCCGAGCGTCTCGGACTGGACGTCCACGCCCAGCGTGCACAGGTCGTGGCCGTGGCCAGCGAGCGAATCGATTGGGCAGCAGGGCGCTCGATCTCGGCCGGAACCGCCGCCGAGGATGCTGCCCTGGGGGAACTGTTGCGTCTCTACACCACGATTCGGAGCACGGCATGA
- a CDS encoding DUF7373 family lipoprotein has protein sequence MWTRSVLATLTVATLVTGCSSGGDGPSNASGQTISEAAAPGEIDPGNFRTTPQAPFGTVSDETQGRVIEGQRLAEFVVLPSEVDPRLLDNFSGTTGAFAGANSVRGVPYTDGQVDVLARENMMLGFASNASYRADEPGVDPGTRNALYLMVMRFPDAESARRAAQGLIEQSYLPTEYSPAAVSTPIDVLPDTLVSSKPTALGGVSSDSFTARGDYVISVDASAPEGQQDWVARSIATAVDRQGTLLDRFSSTPSDRFTELPIDEDEVLVLTLEQDADNANRDRRAVYGARGAAHTSTDSTKTLEEFEKSNSDRMATDGTNVYRSADASGAAVMYDMLKQEYLDMGFEPSAGSPGVPDSSCLSKDTTVGVQTACLMHKDRYTAELSTLEDETKAHRMTAAQYLVLDTATGS, from the coding sequence ATGTGGACACGATCGGTACTGGCAACGCTGACGGTAGCGACGCTGGTGACGGGTTGCTCCTCCGGTGGCGACGGCCCGTCGAACGCGTCGGGACAGACGATCAGCGAGGCCGCTGCCCCCGGGGAGATCGACCCGGGAAACTTTCGCACGACACCTCAGGCACCGTTCGGCACGGTCAGCGACGAGACACAGGGGCGGGTGATCGAGGGCCAACGACTCGCAGAATTCGTCGTCCTGCCCAGCGAAGTCGATCCCCGCCTGTTGGACAATTTCAGCGGCACTACCGGAGCGTTCGCCGGAGCGAACTCCGTTCGTGGAGTCCCGTACACCGACGGTCAGGTCGATGTGCTGGCTCGCGAGAACATGATGTTGGGGTTCGCCTCCAATGCCAGTTACCGAGCCGACGAGCCAGGGGTGGATCCGGGTACCCGAAATGCGCTGTATCTCATGGTCATGCGGTTTCCGGACGCGGAGTCCGCTCGGCGTGCCGCGCAGGGGTTGATCGAGCAGTCCTACCTCCCGACCGAGTACAGCCCGGCGGCGGTGTCCACTCCCATCGACGTTCTGCCCGATACCCTCGTCTCCTCCAAACCCACCGCACTGGGCGGTGTGTCGAGCGATTCGTTCACCGCGCGAGGTGACTACGTGATCTCGGTCGACGCCTCTGCGCCCGAAGGCCAGCAGGATTGGGTCGCGCGCTCGATCGCGACGGCCGTCGACCGCCAGGGGACGCTTCTGGACCGGTTTTCGTCTACCCCGTCGGACCGGTTCACCGAACTGCCGATCGACGAGGACGAAGTGCTGGTTCTGACGCTGGAACAGGACGCGGACAATGCGAACCGCGACCGGCGCGCGGTGTACGGCGCCCGTGGCGCAGCGCACACCTCGACCGATTCGACCAAGACACTCGAGGAGTTCGAGAAGTCGAACAGCGATCGGATGGCCACCGACGGAACAAACGTCTACCGATCCGCTGACGCGTCCGGGGCCGCCGTCATGTACGACATGTTGAAGCAGGAATACCTCGACATGGGATTCGAGCCCTCGGCCGGGTCTCCCGGTGTACCCGACTCCAGCTGCCTGTCCAAGGACACGACCGTCGGGGTGCAGACGGCATGTCTGATGCACAAGGATCGCTACACCGCCGAGCTGTCCACGCTCGAGGACGAAACGAAGGCCCATCGGATGACGGCGGCCCAGTATCTGGTTCTCGACACTGCGACCGGGTCCTGA
- a CDS encoding DUF7373 family lipoprotein has protein sequence MRRRLGPGVIAAAAAMALVAGCGSDTDGSTPDTGAAEATATGENTDSGVTAAEGELDPGENRTWPRAEYAQVRDETQGYMIEAQRLAEYVALPSAIDSALGKNSTLGVLKGPEATDLILPQEAVPVLTDAGMLSGFSTGGSSDTAPDSAADPVGRATSANVLNISVLRFPDEAAAADAARGVHEVLITEGAPDQYTGTPRPADTETAIDVLPETLASSNTQNDALSVNTLTARGDFVIYVNGYSGSGDEQWAARTIARAVDEQGTLLDQFPATPIGQFDSLPIDVDKVLILTLPAEERSVNQLSVYGARGLKHFTVSGDLDAVLDETGTDRVAIDDSMVYRSADAEGAEKLYQAMNDGDLEDGVYEQSAPAPGVPGSSCISKESTTETTIRCRVHVGRYTAMVDTKDDELAAHQRITAQYMILDAVA, from the coding sequence ATGAGAAGACGATTGGGACCCGGTGTGATTGCGGCCGCAGCAGCCATGGCGCTGGTGGCGGGGTGTGGATCGGACACCGATGGATCGACTCCCGACACAGGTGCCGCAGAGGCCACTGCCACCGGCGAGAATACCGACAGCGGGGTGACGGCAGCGGAGGGTGAGCTCGATCCCGGTGAGAACAGGACGTGGCCTCGGGCGGAATACGCACAGGTTCGGGACGAAACACAGGGCTACATGATCGAGGCGCAACGCCTGGCGGAGTATGTTGCCCTGCCCTCGGCCATCGACTCCGCCCTGGGCAAGAATTCGACGCTCGGAGTCCTGAAAGGTCCCGAGGCCACCGACCTGATCCTGCCGCAGGAAGCCGTTCCGGTCCTCACCGATGCAGGCATGCTGTCCGGATTCTCCACCGGGGGATCCTCCGATACTGCGCCCGATTCGGCAGCCGATCCCGTCGGCCGCGCGACGAGCGCCAACGTGCTGAACATCTCGGTGCTCAGATTTCCCGACGAGGCTGCCGCCGCCGACGCAGCCCGTGGCGTCCACGAGGTGTTGATCACCGAGGGCGCACCCGATCAGTACACCGGGACACCCCGACCGGCCGACACCGAGACTGCCATCGATGTCCTTCCGGAGACCTTGGCGTCGTCCAACACGCAGAACGACGCCTTGTCGGTCAACACCCTGACCGCGCGTGGGGATTTCGTCATCTACGTCAACGGGTACTCCGGTTCTGGCGACGAACAGTGGGCCGCCCGAACCATCGCCCGTGCAGTCGACGAGCAGGGAACGTTGCTCGACCAGTTCCCGGCCACGCCGATCGGACAGTTCGATTCGTTGCCCATCGACGTCGACAAGGTCCTGATTCTCACGCTTCCGGCCGAGGAGCGCTCGGTCAACCAGCTCAGTGTGTACGGGGCACGCGGTCTCAAACACTTCACCGTCAGCGGCGACCTCGATGCGGTATTGGACGAGACCGGCACCGATCGCGTTGCGATCGACGATTCGATGGTCTACCGCAGCGCGGACGCAGAAGGTGCGGAAAAGCTCTACCAGGCCATGAACGACGGCGATCTCGAAGACGGAGTCTACGAGCAATCCGCTCCCGCCCCCGGTGTTCCGGGATCGTCGTGCATCTCCAAGGAATCGACGACGGAGACGACCATCCGGTGCCGAGTGCACGTCGGTCGATACACCGCGATGGTCGACACCAAGGACGACGAACTGGCGGCACACCAACGGATCACCGCTCAGTACATGATTCTCGACGCTGTCGCCTGA
- a CDS encoding dynamin family protein, which produces MSETATPSLPERRTGAGSDAATAKTLAGATKILRMYGFEATAALAEEKSATVDRRQSVVVVGEIKRGKSSLVNALVSSRVSPVGVEATTSASLVFVPSEPDRGPGTAELVFPGGTRRVSIEELPEWVTVNGSHVRDPATQSLPTRALVPVANSPMGDVVVVDTPGSGGLDSLAAQLSVQSAQQASVLVVVSDASTTITAPEMDFVRDVASTVDSVIVVVSKTDKNLRRWRTVADENKRLLHKHLRRSVPVIGVSSVRALVAQEMVDDQARRRGEESSGIVELRQMIAAGLGDGTERGVRDGLRTALEGLRKVHAKITADIGITEQGANALPELTAQRDRLQELKDTSAQWEQWLGRDLTLARQRALTHLDGELDRVRTKWTTRINKSGMEVLRKNPQVFTAEIEADLLAAMTGTVRLFLDELRRVAEPLFESPRIWEQIEHNIAASMSGESLTTGEVASKRQGLLDPSILSMGMIGTSMLGALIGVGAVAGVVWIGVNLGYKAMRTGKQNLLNWLRETTGSAKASTARMLEAALALGRPEIVVRYRDYIRTSIDTVQQQMSDAKDAARLDAAGRDATLKRLSNNLRVVTATMSEVDNALVRSAGRSSESASPVSPIPDATESETNS; this is translated from the coding sequence GTGTCCGAGACCGCTACACCGTCGTTGCCGGAGCGCCGCACGGGTGCCGGTTCGGATGCTGCCACCGCGAAGACACTCGCCGGGGCCACCAAGATTTTGAGGATGTACGGATTCGAGGCCACGGCCGCGCTGGCCGAGGAGAAGTCCGCCACGGTCGATCGGAGACAGAGCGTCGTCGTGGTCGGTGAGATCAAACGCGGCAAGAGCTCGCTGGTGAATGCTCTCGTGTCGAGCCGTGTCTCGCCGGTCGGGGTCGAAGCGACCACCTCCGCGTCGCTGGTCTTCGTCCCCAGCGAACCCGACCGCGGCCCCGGGACGGCCGAACTGGTGTTTCCCGGTGGCACTCGTCGGGTGAGCATCGAGGAGCTACCCGAGTGGGTGACCGTGAACGGTTCGCACGTGCGTGATCCGGCAACTCAGTCGCTTCCCACCCGCGCGCTCGTTCCGGTCGCGAACTCACCGATGGGAGATGTTGTCGTCGTCGACACGCCGGGCTCGGGGGGCTTGGATTCGCTCGCCGCCCAGCTGTCCGTTCAGTCGGCACAGCAGGCCAGCGTTCTGGTCGTGGTCAGCGATGCCAGCACCACGATCACCGCACCCGAGATGGACTTCGTTCGGGACGTGGCCTCGACGGTCGACTCCGTCATCGTCGTCGTCAGCAAGACCGACAAGAACCTACGCCGCTGGCGAACGGTGGCCGACGAGAACAAGCGCCTGCTCCACAAGCACCTTCGGCGTTCGGTTCCCGTAATCGGAGTGTCCAGTGTCCGCGCGCTCGTGGCGCAGGAAATGGTCGACGATCAGGCGCGACGGCGCGGCGAAGAATCTTCGGGAATCGTCGAGCTGCGGCAGATGATCGCGGCCGGGTTGGGCGACGGCACCGAACGTGGCGTCCGAGACGGCCTGCGTACTGCGCTCGAAGGTCTACGCAAGGTCCACGCCAAGATCACCGCGGATATCGGTATCACCGAACAGGGCGCGAATGCTCTGCCCGAGTTGACCGCTCAGCGAGACCGACTGCAGGAGCTCAAGGACACCAGTGCGCAGTGGGAGCAGTGGCTCGGACGCGACCTCACGCTGGCCCGCCAACGGGCGCTGACACATCTGGACGGTGAACTCGATCGCGTCCGAACGAAGTGGACGACACGAATCAACAAGTCCGGCATGGAAGTACTGCGGAAGAACCCACAGGTGTTCACCGCCGAGATCGAGGCCGACCTCCTGGCCGCCATGACCGGCACCGTTCGCCTGTTCCTCGACGAATTGCGCCGTGTCGCAGAACCGTTGTTCGAGTCACCCAGAATCTGGGAGCAGATCGAGCACAACATCGCCGCATCCATGTCCGGCGAATCGCTCACCACGGGTGAGGTTGCGAGCAAGCGTCAAGGCCTGCTCGATCCCAGCATCTTGTCGATGGGCATGATCGGCACCTCGATGCTCGGTGCACTCATCGGGGTCGGAGCGGTGGCCGGAGTGGTCTGGATCGGCGTCAATCTCGGATACAAAGCGATGCGTACCGGCAAACAGAACCTGTTGAACTGGCTGCGAGAGACGACCGGAAGCGCCAAAGCCAGCACCGCACGCATGCTGGAGGCCGCGCTCGCACTGGGCCGACCGGAGATTGTCGTACGCTACCGCGACTACATCCGAACCTCCATCGATACTGTGCAACAGCAGATGTCCGACGCCAAGGACGCTGCCCGTCTCGATGCCGCCGGACGAGACGCCACCCTCAAGCGCCTGTCCAACAACCTCAGAGTCGTCACTGCCACGATGTCCGAGGTCGACAATGCGCTCGTTCGGTCGGCCGGTCGTAGCTCGGAATCGGCATCCCCTGTCTCGCCCATCCCCGACGCCACCGAAAGCGAGACGAACTCGTGA